A window of the Sporosarcina sp. FSL K6-2383 genome harbors these coding sequences:
- a CDS encoding sigma-70 family RNA polymerase sigma factor yields the protein MRCHSKNFVTRLQKQQEDALDYVIEHYSSLVNAVAYKILSGIRMDAIDECVNDVFLAVWQNAGQFKGQPEDFKKWIAMITKYKAIDIFRKLEKQQAREYGDELLEHKPTDENLQEQLMKKEEKNDVLFAISQLKSIDRDIFMMKYYLQLSTIEIAEALHLSTAAVENRLYRGKKKLATTIQLKERWI from the coding sequence ATGCGATGTCATTCTAAAAATTTTGTTACACGTTTGCAAAAACAACAAGAAGACGCACTCGACTATGTAATTGAACACTATTCATCGTTAGTAAATGCCGTTGCCTATAAAATTCTTTCTGGCATTCGCATGGACGCGATTGACGAATGTGTGAATGATGTATTTTTAGCAGTTTGGCAAAATGCTGGACAATTTAAAGGACAACCTGAGGATTTTAAAAAATGGATAGCCATGATAACGAAGTATAAGGCAATTGACATCTTTCGGAAGCTTGAAAAACAACAAGCCCGAGAATATGGTGACGAGTTACTTGAACACAAACCAACCGACGAAAACTTACAGGAGCAACTTATGAAAAAAGAAGAAAAAAACGATGTATTATTCGCCATCAGCCAGCTAAAGAGTATTGATCGTGATATTTTCATGATGAAATACTACTTACAGCTATCCACGATTGAAATTGCAGAAGCACTGCATTTATCAACAGCAGCGGTGGAAAACCGACTGTACCGCGGGAAGAAAAAGCTAGCGACGACAATTCAACTAAAGGAGCGATGGATATGA
- a CDS encoding DUF4179 domain-containing protein, whose product MTNGYKDWLDLDVDNIEPLELSNAKKTDIKNNILAKSRKKKKFMSLRQLTAAAIIGVSAVTAMSLAFPTVASQLPFMHNIFSYFQDDVDLDFNKYATAIGQVQTDNGISVMIENAVYDGTAITVSYAVETDKELGDRPREENFFDIEKSKGWSATGRPLRKVSDTTYVGLAKITPRFANTSPDEVVLSWEPYSFTNKETKTELKGDWQFEFKLTKLESDFKLINASIEQDGVTVLIKSFETNDMSTVIHYEQFIDSDALNEWSSVSAQFDNIHDNLGNTYLYNGYGNTTNDNRLSYKSSGSIRTIDPNATSLTFVPTIYFSLGEGKGVETKEMEPIIIDLH is encoded by the coding sequence ATGACGAATGGCTATAAAGATTGGTTGGATTTAGATGTGGACAATATAGAACCGCTGGAACTGTCGAATGCCAAAAAGACCGATATTAAAAATAATATATTGGCCAAAAGTCGTAAAAAGAAAAAATTTATGAGCTTACGTCAGCTAACTGCCGCAGCGATTATTGGCGTAAGTGCTGTAACAGCGATGAGTTTGGCATTTCCAACAGTCGCTTCTCAACTTCCATTTATGCATAATATCTTTTCCTATTTCCAAGATGACGTGGACCTTGATTTCAACAAATATGCAACAGCCATTGGCCAAGTTCAAACAGATAATGGCATATCCGTCATGATCGAAAACGCTGTGTATGATGGAACAGCGATTACCGTGTCTTATGCCGTTGAAACGGACAAAGAGTTAGGAGATCGCCCCCGTGAAGAGAACTTTTTTGATATTGAAAAATCAAAAGGATGGTCAGCAACAGGTAGGCCTTTGAGAAAAGTAAGTGACACAACATATGTGGGGCTCGCCAAGATCACACCAAGATTCGCAAATACCTCTCCTGATGAAGTTGTCCTTTCCTGGGAGCCGTATTCATTCACCAACAAAGAAACAAAGACCGAGCTAAAAGGAGATTGGCAATTTGAGTTCAAACTAACAAAACTAGAAAGTGATTTCAAACTCATCAATGCGTCAATTGAGCAAGACGGTGTAACGGTTTTAATCAAATCATTCGAAACAAACGACATGTCCACCGTCATTCACTATGAGCAATTTATAGACTCAGATGCCTTGAATGAATGGTCATCTGTCTCAGCTCAGTTTGACAATATTCATGATAATCTTGGAAATACCTATCTATACAATGGGTATGGAAATACTACAAACGATAATAGACTCTCTTACAAATCGAGTGGCTCCATACGAACTATAGATCCAAATGCGACATCACTCACATTCGTGCCAACTATCTACTTTTCGCTTGGGGAGGGTAAAGGGGTAGAAACAAAGGAAATGGAACCTATTATTATTGATTTACACTAA
- a CDS encoding 5-methyltetrahydropteroyltriglutamate--homocysteine S-methyltransferase codes for MTTQSTTVTKAPFRADHVGSLLRPDNLHQARKDFKEGAITAQQLREVETQEIKRVVDKQIEVGLELVTDGEFRRTWWHLDFMEHLNGFEGYVPEKGYTFDGVETERYDVRNTGEISFNPNHPFIQDFVEFNEIVGGRAVAKQTIPSPNQLFNAGIRDENIYPDIEEYAKDIIQAYKDALNAFYEAGVRYLQLDDVYIAGLSAPDIPFNDSAYSREQLIDLALRVINGVLEGKPEDLVVTTHLCRGNYQSTWAFEGSYALIAPTLLAKEKVNGFFLEYDDERSGDFKPLEYIPNGGAKVVLGVVTSKTGEVEDKEAVKARIQEAAKYVPLEQLCLSPQCGFASTHHGNKLTEDEQWEKLKFIVDVAKEVWK; via the coding sequence ATGACAACTCAATCAACTACTGTAACGAAAGCGCCATTCAGAGCGGATCACGTAGGAAGTTTACTACGTCCAGATAATTTGCACCAAGCACGTAAAGATTTTAAAGAAGGTGCGATTACAGCACAACAATTACGTGAAGTTGAAACACAGGAAATTAAACGAGTTGTCGATAAACAAATTGAAGTTGGGTTGGAGCTTGTGACGGACGGCGAGTTTAGACGTACGTGGTGGCATTTAGATTTTATGGAGCATTTAAACGGATTTGAAGGATATGTTCCTGAAAAAGGGTATACATTCGATGGTGTTGAAACGGAACGTTACGATGTTCGAAACACGGGGGAAATTTCCTTTAATCCTAATCATCCGTTCATCCAAGACTTCGTGGAATTCAATGAAATCGTGGGCGGTCGTGCAGTAGCGAAACAGACAATTCCAAGTCCGAACCAACTCTTCAATGCTGGTATTCGTGATGAAAATATTTATCCGGATATCGAGGAGTATGCGAAAGATATTATTCAAGCGTACAAAGATGCACTGAATGCATTTTATGAAGCGGGTGTACGTTATTTGCAATTGGATGATGTGTACATTGCAGGACTTTCTGCTCCGGACATCCCGTTCAACGACAGTGCGTATTCAAGGGAACAACTGATTGATCTAGCGCTCCGCGTCATTAACGGCGTGTTGGAAGGAAAGCCGGAAGATTTAGTCGTGACAACACATCTATGCCGCGGAAACTACCAATCGACGTGGGCGTTTGAAGGAAGTTATGCACTTATTGCGCCAACATTATTGGCAAAAGAAAAAGTGAATGGTTTCTTCTTGGAATATGATGACGAGCGTTCAGGAGACTTCAAGCCACTGGAGTATATTCCAAATGGCGGTGCAAAAGTTGTTCTTGGCGTTGTGACATCTAAAACAGGTGAAGTGGAAGATAAAGAGGCTGTTAAAGCACGTATCCAAGAAGCCGCCAAATATGTGCCACTTGAACAACTGTGCCTCAGCCCACAATGTGGCTTCGCTTCTACACATCATGGCAACAAGTTGACAGAAGATGAGCAATGGGAGAAATTGAAGTTTATCGTCGATGTTGCGAAGGAAGTTTGGAAGTAA
- a CDS encoding cyclase family protein produces the protein MSNELINAIALLKQKEWVDLTHTFGPDSPHFSAFDAAEFTTLFDHDDGFFAQSFTFAGQYGTHIDAPIHFVRDTRYLDELGLKELVLPLIVIDKSKESATNHDFTLAVEDILKFEEQYGRIEAGTFVALRTDWSKRWPDNEAFCNKDADGNNRIPGWGLDALEFLFEERQVKAVGHETFDTDSAIDFQKNQALLGEYYVLEQDTYQIELLTNLDKLPAKGAVIFNIVPKPEKASGFPVRSFAILP, from the coding sequence ATGTCGAATGAATTAATCAATGCAATTGCGTTATTAAAACAGAAAGAGTGGGTCGATTTAACACATACTTTTGGACCCGACTCGCCCCATTTCTCAGCCTTTGATGCGGCTGAATTTACAACATTATTTGATCATGATGATGGATTTTTTGCACAGAGCTTTACATTTGCGGGACAGTACGGTACGCATATCGATGCACCCATTCACTTTGTGCGTGATACAAGATATTTGGATGAATTAGGTTTGAAAGAGTTAGTTTTACCACTCATCGTTATCGATAAATCAAAGGAATCCGCTACTAATCATGATTTTACATTAGCGGTTGAAGATATTTTAAAATTTGAAGAGCAGTATGGCCGAATTGAAGCAGGTACTTTCGTCGCGCTGCGCACAGATTGGAGCAAGCGTTGGCCGGATAATGAGGCCTTTTGTAATAAAGATGCCGACGGCAATAACCGCATACCCGGTTGGGGACTTGATGCTTTGGAGTTTTTATTCGAAGAACGACAGGTGAAAGCAGTTGGACATGAAACGTTCGATACAGATTCAGCCATCGACTTTCAAAAGAACCAAGCGTTGCTAGGCGAATATTATGTGCTAGAACAAGATACTTACCAAATAGAATTATTAACAAATTTAGATAAACTGCCTGCTAAAGGTGCAGTCATTTTCAATATCGTTCCGAAGCCAGAAAAAGCATCAGGATTCCCGGTACGCTCATTCGCGATACTGCCATAA
- a CDS encoding acyl-CoA thioesterase, with amino-acid sequence MKKNRPMGQSRTIQTKLVLPPDTNHLQTIFGGRVLAYIDEIAAITAMKHSNTAVVTASIDSVDFMSSARVGDVLELEALVTSTGRTSMEVFVSVHSMNLLTGETKLTTESFLTMVAMDENNKPTPVLGIYPETEIEKSLFETAPARREHRKLRSEMKH; translated from the coding sequence ATGAAAAAAAATAGACCTATGGGCCAATCGCGCACCATCCAGACAAAGCTGGTTTTGCCGCCCGATACGAACCATCTGCAAACCATTTTTGGGGGACGAGTCCTTGCCTATATCGATGAAATTGCTGCAATTACGGCAATGAAACATTCGAATACAGCAGTCGTTACGGCTTCAATCGATTCAGTTGATTTCATGTCATCTGCGCGTGTCGGTGATGTGTTAGAGCTCGAAGCACTTGTCACATCAACTGGGCGTACATCGATGGAAGTATTTGTGTCCGTTCATTCGATGAATTTACTGACAGGTGAAACGAAATTGACGACGGAGTCATTTTTGACGATGGTTGCTATGGATGAAAATAATAAACCAACTCCTGTACTGGGAATTTATCCGGAAACAGAAATTGAAAAGAGTTTGTTTGAAACTGCGCCAGCACGCCGCGAGCATCGTAAATTACGCAGTGAAATGAAGCACTAA
- a CDS encoding urease accessory protein UreD — MAFELRRGYTRMPHVYQQPPLKASRELYEGKDPTATVYIMESSGGMVSGDRNDITVKLGPDSRVRLTQQSALKIYPSHTGDTCHFTIEVDLAERSRLEWMPEVLIPFVDAKFQVNTTLRVACDATVLWGEIVAPGREKRGEIFDYQSFRSNFKIFVEDELIAFDSLHFAPRDAELGGIGLLEGAMYVGSIWLVSPNVVNVDVRALQETLRVEEGLKAGMTRLEGNAIHCRWLAVDQWKMQEEMKRVYALLAGMV, encoded by the coding sequence ATGGCATTCGAACTAAGAAGAGGATATACACGGATGCCGCATGTTTACCAGCAGCCTCCATTGAAGGCCAGTCGGGAATTATACGAAGGAAAAGACCCGACTGCAACGGTCTATATTATGGAGTCGTCTGGTGGGATGGTGTCGGGAGATCGCAATGATATTACGGTGAAACTTGGGCCGGATAGTCGAGTGCGGTTGACGCAGCAATCGGCGTTGAAAATCTATCCGTCGCATACGGGGGATACTTGTCATTTTACAATTGAGGTCGACCTTGCGGAACGTTCACGTTTGGAGTGGATGCCCGAGGTGCTGATTCCGTTTGTTGACGCGAAGTTTCAAGTGAATACAACGTTGCGCGTCGCGTGTGATGCAACGGTATTATGGGGTGAAATTGTTGCGCCGGGGCGTGAAAAACGCGGTGAGATTTTTGATTATCAATCATTTCGGTCGAATTTTAAGATTTTCGTAGAGGATGAGTTAATTGCTTTTGACTCGCTACATTTTGCGCCGCGTGATGCTGAGCTAGGTGGGATTGGCCTCCTTGAAGGCGCGATGTATGTCGGCTCCATTTGGCTTGTTTCTCCGAATGTCGTTAATGTTGATGTGCGTGCATTGCAGGAAACGTTGCGAGTTGAAGAAGGGCTGAAGGCTGGCATGACGCGGCTTGAAGGGAATGCAATTCATTGTCGATGGCTCGCGGTCGATCAGTGGAAGATGCAGGAAGAGATGAAGCGTGTTTATGCGCTACTGGCGGGAATGGTGTAA
- the ureG gene encoding urease accessory protein UreG: MKPVRIGIGGPVGSGKTSLVDQLTRVMHKDYNVAVITNDIYTREDAQFLINSGVLEENRILGVETGGCPHTAIREDASMNFAAIDELKSRFADLDIIFVESGGDNLSATFSPELVDGYIYVIDVAEGQDIPRKGGPALTRSDLLLINKTDLAPYVGVDLEIMDSDTKKMRNGRPYIFTDVRTQKNVDKVVDWIKHSMLLEGAGA, from the coding sequence ATGAAACCAGTACGTATTGGTATCGGTGGTCCAGTTGGATCGGGCAAAACTTCGCTCGTCGACCAACTGACACGTGTGATGCATAAAGACTATAACGTGGCGGTCATTACGAATGATATTTACACACGTGAAGATGCTCAATTTTTAATAAATAGCGGTGTGCTTGAAGAGAACCGTATTTTGGGCGTTGAAACGGGTGGTTGCCCGCATACAGCCATTCGTGAAGATGCTTCGATGAACTTTGCAGCAATTGATGAGCTGAAAAGTCGTTTTGCTGATCTAGACATTATTTTTGTTGAGAGTGGCGGAGATAACTTGTCTGCTACGTTTAGTCCTGAGCTTGTGGATGGCTATATTTATGTCATCGATGTTGCAGAAGGTCAGGATATTCCACGAAAAGGCGGACCTGCGTTGACGCGATCTGATCTTTTATTAATTAATAAAACGGATTTGGCTCCGTATGTTGGGGTGGATCTTGAGATTATGGATAGTGACACGAAGAAAATGCGTAATGGTCGTCCATATATATTCACAGATGTACGAACACAGAAAAATGTTGATAAAGTGGTCGATTGGATCAAGCATAGTATGCTACTAGAGGGTGCGGGTGCTTAA
- a CDS encoding urease accessory protein UreF → MKQQKDASNNHSNTVDIPTDLALLRFMQIHDSAFPIGSFTQTYGMETYIQEDIIRTKEDLIAYCTSFLFHNLVRGDAILIQEAYAAARAQDIERLLYLEQLCGAMKLAKESREASVKLGRQFIKTVSPLGTDAFLAEWQARIDSTEIKGHYAILYGIYSATTGVSVHQAVMMYLFATLNGLVQNAVRAVPFGQTTGVEVTYALIVQVTKAAQFVSTLTLDDISNNALSIELASMRHEYLFSRLFIS, encoded by the coding sequence ATGAAACAACAGAAAGACGCTTCAAACAACCATTCAAATACCGTGGACATTCCCACTGATCTCGCCCTTTTGAGGTTCATGCAGATTCACGATTCTGCGTTTCCGATTGGGTCTTTTACACAGACGTATGGAATGGAGACGTATATTCAAGAAGATATTATCCGAACGAAAGAGGATTTGATTGCTTATTGCACATCGTTTCTCTTTCATAATTTGGTGCGTGGGGATGCGATTTTAATTCAAGAAGCGTATGCTGCGGCTCGGGCACAGGATATTGAACGACTGCTCTATTTGGAGCAATTATGTGGGGCTATGAAGCTGGCGAAGGAATCACGTGAAGCGAGTGTGAAACTTGGTAGACAGTTTATTAAAACGGTGTCTCCGCTCGGCACGGATGCGTTTCTTGCTGAGTGGCAAGCCCGCATTGATTCGACGGAAATCAAAGGACATTACGCTATTCTTTATGGTATTTATAGTGCGACAACCGGTGTCAGTGTGCATCAGGCAGTGATGATGTATTTGTTTGCTACACTTAACGGACTTGTTCAAAATGCAGTCCGTGCGGTGCCATTCGGGCAAACGACTGGCGTGGAAGTGACGTATGCATTGATTGTACAGGTGACAAAAGCAGCGCAATTCGTATCAACGTTAACGCTAGATGATATTAGCAATAATGCGCTCAGTATTGAGCTCGCTTCGATGAGGCATGAATATTTGTTTTCAAGGCTATTTATTTCTTGA
- a CDS encoding urease accessory protein UreE, which yields MLIEKIIGNVGHYEEIEGKKTEWIELDWEELSKRILRTETDQGTDIALRIDQEEPLQYGDILFEDDSRRIALRTKMEPVIVISPKDMTEMGKTAFELGNRHTPALIEENEVIVRADHTLNKLLDEVGVAYETTERRFKQPFKYRGHSH from the coding sequence ATGCTTATTGAAAAAATAATAGGTAATGTTGGGCATTATGAAGAAATTGAAGGAAAAAAAACGGAATGGATTGAGCTTGATTGGGAAGAGTTGAGCAAGCGCATCCTGCGTACTGAAACGGATCAAGGAACGGATATCGCACTTAGAATTGACCAGGAAGAGCCACTTCAATATGGTGATATCTTATTTGAAGATGACAGCCGGCGCATTGCACTTCGCACAAAAATGGAGCCAGTCATCGTTATTAGCCCGAAAGATATGACGGAAATGGGTAAGACGGCTTTCGAACTTGGAAACCGTCATACACCGGCATTAATTGAAGAAAACGAAGTTATCGTGCGAGCAGATCATACGTTAAATAAATTGCTGGATGAAGTGGGTGTCGCATATGAAACAACAGAAAGACGCTTCAAACAACCATTCAAATACCGTGGACATTCCCACTGA
- the ureC gene encoding urease subunit alpha has protein sequence MKVTHEQYAKMFGPTVGDKVRLADTDLWIEIEKDYTTYGDEGVFGGGKSLRVSMGQNGKNTRDEGVLDTVITNVMIIDYTGIVKADIGIKDGRIIGIGKAGNPNSMDGVDQDMIIGVGTEVYAGEGLIATAGAIDTHIHFISPQQVETALNAGTTTFIGGGTGPAAGSKATSVTPGVWHLHRMLQAVEDLPVNVGLLGKGSASVPEPIIEQIQAGAIGMKIHEDWGATPAALDQSLTVADEYDIQVALHSDTLNEAGFVEDTIAAIDGRVIHIFHTEGAGGGHAPDQLKLAGYPNILPASTNPTKPFTTNTIDEHLDMLMVCHHLKHDVPEDVAFADSRIRPETIAAEDIMQDLGILSIMSSDSQAMGRVGEVTIRTFQTADKMKKQRGSLPQDEGKDHDNYRVKRYIAKLNINPAIAHGISHEVGSIEEGKLADIILWDPAFFGVKAEVVIKGGIAVYAMTGDPNASIPTPQPMMGRRMYGFHGKGPQNAAMTFLPKIAVEEGLPEKLGLQRMIGTVKNCRNIGKADMKHNSETPEIDVNPETYEVKIDGVLATCEPVSVLPMAQRYFLF, from the coding sequence ATGAAGGTAACACATGAGCAATATGCAAAAATGTTCGGGCCAACGGTAGGCGACAAAGTGCGTCTTGCGGATACGGATTTGTGGATTGAAATTGAAAAAGATTATACGACATATGGTGATGAAGGTGTTTTCGGCGGCGGAAAATCACTGCGTGTATCGATGGGGCAGAATGGTAAAAACACACGTGATGAAGGCGTGTTGGATACGGTCATTACGAATGTCATGATTATTGATTACACAGGGATTGTCAAAGCGGATATTGGGATTAAAGATGGTCGTATTATTGGTATCGGTAAGGCTGGAAATCCGAATTCGATGGATGGCGTTGATCAGGATATGATTATTGGCGTGGGGACGGAAGTGTACGCGGGTGAAGGCTTGATTGCGACGGCGGGTGCGATTGATACACATATTCACTTTATTAGTCCCCAGCAAGTTGAAACAGCACTAAATGCGGGAACAACAACGTTTATTGGTGGTGGGACAGGGCCGGCAGCTGGCTCGAAGGCTACAAGTGTAACGCCAGGTGTATGGCATCTTCACCGAATGCTACAAGCGGTTGAGGATTTACCTGTTAATGTCGGTCTTCTTGGTAAGGGAAGTGCATCTGTTCCTGAGCCAATTATTGAACAAATTCAGGCCGGTGCAATCGGCATGAAGATTCATGAAGACTGGGGTGCGACTCCTGCTGCACTCGATCAAAGTTTAACGGTGGCGGATGAGTATGACATTCAAGTGGCGCTTCACTCTGACACACTCAATGAAGCAGGATTTGTAGAAGATACGATTGCGGCGATTGACGGTCGTGTCATTCATATTTTCCATACTGAAGGGGCGGGCGGTGGACATGCACCTGACCAGTTGAAATTGGCTGGGTATCCGAATATTTTACCCGCATCGACAAATCCAACGAAACCGTTTACGACGAATACGATTGACGAGCACTTAGATATGTTGATGGTTTGTCATCATTTAAAACATGATGTACCAGAAGACGTAGCGTTTGCGGACTCACGTATCCGTCCCGAAACGATTGCGGCAGAAGATATCATGCAGGATTTAGGTATTCTTAGTATCATGTCCTCGGATTCGCAAGCAATGGGACGTGTCGGTGAAGTAACGATCCGTACGTTCCAAACGGCTGATAAAATGAAAAAACAGCGTGGATCTCTTCCGCAAGATGAAGGAAAAGATCATGATAATTATCGTGTGAAACGCTATATTGCAAAATTAAATATTAACCCGGCAATTGCTCATGGGATTAGTCATGAAGTTGGTTCAATTGAAGAAGGAAAACTCGCGGATATTATTTTATGGGACCCGGCGTTCTTTGGTGTCAAAGCGGAAGTTGTTATTAAAGGTGGAATCGCAGTGTACGCTATGACAGGCGATCCAAATGCCTCTATTCCAACACCGCAACCGATGATGGGGCGTCGTATGTATGGTTTTCATGGCAAAGGGCCGCAAAATGCGGCGATGACATTTTTACCGAAAATTGCAGTGGAAGAAGGTCTTCCAGAAAAACTGGGTCTACAGCGGATGATTGGCACAGTGAAAAATTGTCGTAACATTGGCAAGGCAGACATGAAGCATAATAGCGAAACACCTGAAATTGACGTCAATCCAGAAACATATGAAGTGAAAATAGACGGTGTATTGGCGACTTGTGAACCAGTGAGTGTGCTTCCAATGGCGCAGCGATATTTCTTATTTTGA
- a CDS encoding urease subunit beta has protein sequence MIPGEIRPGEGVIEINVGRPVKTVRVANTGDRPIQVGSHFHFVEVNKYLTFDREESVGMHLNIPSGTAVRFEPGEEKEVELTEFGGKRHVFGLNKLTEGSTHNKDEILDKAIEGGFKGAEDK, from the coding sequence ATGATTCCAGGAGAAATAAGGCCAGGAGAAGGCGTGATTGAAATTAATGTCGGGCGTCCGGTAAAAACGGTTCGCGTCGCAAATACAGGGGATCGCCCAATTCAGGTGGGTTCTCACTTTCACTTTGTTGAGGTCAATAAATACCTGACGTTTGATCGTGAGGAATCGGTTGGGATGCATTTGAACATTCCATCTGGTACAGCCGTCCGTTTTGAACCAGGTGAAGAAAAGGAAGTTGAATTGACGGAATTCGGCGGGAAACGTCATGTGTTTGGGTTGAATAAGTTGACGGAAGGTTCGACGCATAATAAGGATGAAATTTTGGACAAGGCAATAGAGGGCGGCTTTAAAGGAGCGGAGGACAAATGA
- the ureA gene encoding urease subunit gamma: protein MKLSPVEQEKLLLHVAGELALKRKARGVKLNYPESMALLSHFIMEGARDGKTVAQLMSEGKQVLTVDDVMEGVGDMISDVQVECTFPDGTKLVTVHRPIQ from the coding sequence TTGAAATTATCACCAGTTGAACAAGAGAAACTACTTCTTCATGTAGCGGGAGAACTTGCACTTAAACGGAAGGCGCGAGGGGTGAAGTTGAATTACCCAGAATCAATGGCATTGCTTAGCCACTTCATCATGGAAGGCGCGCGCGATGGCAAGACGGTTGCGCAGCTGATGAGCGAAGGTAAGCAAGTGCTGACGGTTGACGATGTCATGGAAGGTGTCGGCGATATGATTAGCGATGTGCAGGTTGAATGCACATTCCCAGATGGAACAAAACTTGTGACGGTCCATCGTCCAATTCAATAA